Proteins from a single region of Syntrophales bacterium:
- a CDS encoding serine hydroxymethyltransferase: protein MSYLMQADPEVADAISRETRRQAGKLEMIASENFVSEAVLEAQGSVMTNKYAEGYPGHRYYGGCEFVDIVEQLAIDRSKKLFGAEHANVQPHAGVQANMAVYCTVLKPGDTILGMDLSHGGHLSHGSPVSFSGKLYRSFFYGVDRETETIDFDQVAALNRQHQPKIIVVGASAYPRIIDYEKFRKIADETGALLLADIAHIGGLVAAGLHPSPVPCCEFVTMTTHKTLRGPRGGLILCKKQYAKKLDESIFPGMQGGPLMHIIAAKAVAMKEALTEEFRLYQGQILKNAKTLADELLADGFRLVTGGTDNHLMLVDLTSVGISGSEAQEALDRAGITINKNRIPYDTRGAQTTSGIRIGTPALTTRGMKEAEMKQIAGFFTSVLKNIHDEKRLAEVRQEVSVLCERFPLYPQRIRDNR from the coding sequence ATGTCCTATTTGATGCAGGCCGACCCGGAAGTCGCTGACGCTATCAGCCGGGAAACGAGAAGACAGGCCGGGAAGCTGGAGATGATCGCCTCGGAGAATTTTGTCAGCGAGGCGGTGCTGGAGGCCCAGGGAAGCGTTATGACAAACAAGTACGCCGAGGGATATCCAGGGCATCGGTATTACGGCGGGTGCGAATTTGTCGATATCGTGGAGCAGCTTGCGATTGACCGGAGCAAAAAACTCTTCGGCGCCGAACACGCGAATGTCCAGCCGCATGCCGGCGTTCAGGCCAACATGGCCGTCTATTGTACGGTTCTGAAGCCCGGAGATACGATTCTGGGCATGGACCTCTCCCACGGCGGGCATCTGTCGCATGGAAGCCCGGTGAGTTTTTCCGGGAAATTATACAGGAGCTTTTTCTACGGGGTGGACCGGGAAACGGAAACCATCGATTTCGATCAGGTTGCCGCCCTGAACCGGCAGCATCAGCCCAAGATCATCGTGGTCGGCGCCAGCGCCTATCCCCGGATTATCGATTACGAAAAATTCCGGAAGATCGCCGATGAGACCGGGGCGCTGCTTTTGGCCGATATCGCCCACATCGGCGGTCTGGTTGCCGCCGGCCTTCATCCTTCCCCGGTGCCGTGCTGCGAGTTCGTGACCATGACCACCCACAAGACCCTCCGCGGACCCCGCGGTGGTCTTATCCTCTGCAAAAAGCAATACGCGAAGAAATTGGACGAAAGCATCTTCCCCGGCATGCAGGGAGGTCCGCTGATGCATATTATCGCGGCCAAGGCGGTAGCCATGAAAGAGGCCCTGACCGAGGAGTTTCGCCTCTACCAGGGACAGATCTTGAAAAATGCCAAAACCCTTGCCGACGAACTGCTTGCGGATGGCTTTCGCTTAGTGACAGGCGGAACCGATAACCATTTGATGCTTGTAGATTTAACGAGTGTCGGCATCTCAGGAAGCGAGGCGCAGGAAGCCCTTGACCGGGCCGGCATCACCATCAATAAAAACCGCATCCCCTACGACACCAGGGGGGCGCAAACAACAAGCGGAATCCGTATCGGAACCCCCGCCCTGACAACGCGGGGAATGAAAGAAGCGGAGATGAAGCAGATTGCCGGGTTCTTCACCTCCGTGCTGAAGAATATCCACGACGAAAAACGGCTTGCCGAGGTGCGTCAGGAGGTAAGCGTTCTGTGCGAACGCTTCCCCCTCTATCCACAAAGGATAAGGGATAATCGCTGA
- the rpiB gene encoding ribose 5-phosphate isomerase B: MAADKIIIGADHAGFVLKEALKPVLEGRGFSVTDVGTDSEAAVDYPDFGKKVAEAVSTGLFTRGIMICGSGIGMSIVANRFPGVRGALCLDPETARLSRLHNDSNILVLAGRKTDPETAAKILQTWLETPFEGGRHKRRLDKITQGEQKTTG, from the coding sequence ATGGCGGCTGACAAGATCATAATTGGAGCGGATCATGCGGGCTTTGTGCTGAAGGAGGCGCTCAAGCCGGTTCTGGAAGGCCGCGGGTTTTCCGTGACCGATGTCGGCACAGACAGTGAAGCAGCGGTGGATTACCCTGATTTCGGTAAAAAGGTTGCAGAGGCTGTTTCAACGGGGCTTTTTACCCGGGGAATTATGATCTGCGGCTCCGGGATCGGGATGTCGATTGTCGCCAACCGCTTTCCCGGCGTCCGGGGCGCGCTTTGTCTTGATCCGGAAACGGCCCGTCTGAGCCGCCTGCACAACGATTCCAACATCCTTGTGCTCGCCGGGAGAAAGACCGATCCGGAGACTGCCGCAAAAATTCTTCAGACATGGCTCGAGACGCCCTTTGAGGGGGGGCGTCATAAACGGCGTTTAGACAAGATAACCCAAGGGGAGCAGAAAACGACTGGTTGA
- a CDS encoding bifunctional 3,4-dihydroxy-2-butanone-4-phosphate synthase/GTP cyclohydrolase II, with the protein MGVSSIKEAMVDIRSGKMVILVDDEDRENEGDLFMAAEFVTAEAINFMARYGRGLICLTLTEEAADNLRLPAMVRDNRSRFNTAFTVSIEAKQGVTTGISAADRATTILAAVADNAKSDDLVSPGHIFPIRARKGGVLVRTGQTEGSVDLARLAGLKPAGVICEIMKDDGTMARMPDLENFAREFSLKIVTIKDLIDFRMQHESLIRRAATATVPTRYGGIFKVIVYENDVDDIQHVALVKGEIKPEDEVLVRVHSECLTGDVFGSERCDCGDQLHRAMQMIDDAGKGVIVYMHQEGRGIGLVNKMKAYNLQDQGLDTVEANISLGFKEDLRDYGIGAQILADLGVRKMRLMTNNPKKIVGLDGYGLTVTERVPIEIKPNDNNIKYLQTKKNKMGHILEL; encoded by the coding sequence ATGGGTGTAAGCAGCATCAAAGAGGCAATGGTTGATATCCGCAGCGGCAAGATGGTTATCCTGGTGGATGACGAGGATCGTGAAAACGAGGGCGATCTGTTCATGGCGGCGGAATTTGTCACGGCGGAGGCGATCAACTTCATGGCCCGCTACGGCAGGGGGTTGATCTGTCTGACCCTTACCGAGGAAGCGGCCGATAACCTGCGCCTGCCGGCGATGGTCAGGGATAACCGTTCCCGTTTCAATACCGCCTTTACCGTCTCCATCGAGGCCAAACAGGGGGTGACAACGGGCATCTCGGCGGCGGATCGCGCGACGACAATCCTGGCCGCGGTTGCCGACAATGCGAAGTCGGACGACCTTGTCAGTCCCGGGCATATTTTCCCGATCCGCGCCCGCAAGGGAGGGGTGCTGGTTCGCACCGGCCAGACAGAAGGTTCCGTTGATCTGGCCCGGCTTGCCGGCCTGAAGCCGGCCGGAGTTATTTGCGAGATTATGAAGGATGACGGCACGATGGCAAGGATGCCGGATCTGGAGAACTTTGCCAGGGAGTTCAGCCTCAAGATTGTCACGATCAAGGATCTGATCGACTTCCGGATGCAGCACGAATCCCTTATCCGCCGGGCGGCGACGGCCACGGTTCCGACACGGTACGGAGGTATTTTCAAAGTTATCGTTTATGAGAATGATGTTGACGACATACAGCACGTGGCGCTGGTGAAAGGGGAGATAAAACCCGAGGATGAGGTGCTCGTGCGGGTGCATTCGGAGTGTCTGACCGGCGATGTCTTCGGTTCCGAGCGGTGTGATTGCGGCGACCAACTGCACCGGGCAATGCAGATGATCGATGATGCCGGCAAAGGGGTGATTGTCTATATGCACCAGGAGGGCCGGGGAATTGGCCTGGTCAATAAAATGAAGGCGTACAACCTTCAGGACCAGGGTCTCGACACGGTGGAGGCCAATATCAGCCTTGGCTTTAAAGAGGATCTGCGGGATTATGGAATCGGCGCCCAGATCCTCGCCGATCTGGGGGTGAGGAAGATGCGCCTGATGACCAATAACCCCAAAAAGATCGTCGGTCTTGATGGATACGGACTCACCGTCACCGAACGGGTGCCGATCGAGATAAAGCCGAATGACAATAATATTAAATATCTTCAGACCAAAAAAAACAAGATGGGACATATTCTGGAGTTGTAG
- the ribE gene encoding 6,7-dimethyl-8-ribityllumazine synthase, which translates to MPEIIEGKIVAKGMRFGIAASRFNDFISARLIDGAIDAITRAGGEEKDIRIVRVPGAFELPLAAKKMAKSGKYDAVICLGAVIRGATPHFEYISSEVAKGIAMVGLETEVPISFGVLTTDTIEQAIERAGAKMGNKGWDAAMSAIEMVDLFRNLSV; encoded by the coding sequence ATGCCGGAAATTATTGAGGGAAAGATAGTTGCAAAGGGAATGCGATTTGGAATCGCGGCCAGTCGGTTCAACGATTTTATCAGCGCTCGCCTGATTGATGGGGCGATAGACGCAATTACAAGAGCGGGCGGGGAGGAAAAGGATATAAGGATCGTACGGGTGCCCGGCGCCTTTGAATTGCCGCTTGCCGCAAAAAAGATGGCAAAAAGCGGCAAATACGACGCCGTTATCTGTCTGGGCGCCGTCATCCGGGGCGCCACCCCCCATTTTGAGTACATAAGTTCCGAGGTTGCCAAAGGAATCGCCATGGTCGGTCTGGAGACGGAAGTGCCGATTTCCTTTGGAGTTCTGACCACGGACACCATCGAGCAGGCCATTGAACGAGCCGGCGCCAAGATGGGAAACAAGGGCTGGGATGCAGCCATGTCTGCCATAGAAATGGTTGATCTGTTCAGAAACCTGTCCGTCTGA
- the acpP gene encoding acyl carrier protein yields MTLDEKIIDLIAEQLNVTREECVPEASFIDDLGADSLDLVELIMEMEETFNIQIADNELEKIRSIKDVTEFLHSKNVVWNG; encoded by the coding sequence ATGACACTGGATGAGAAAATTATCGATCTTATTGCCGAGCAGTTGAATGTTACAAGGGAGGAGTGCGTTCCCGAGGCGTCTTTCATTGATGATTTGGGGGCAGACTCACTTGATCTGGTCGAACTGATCATGGAAATGGAGGAGACCTTCAACATTCAGATTGCCGACAACGAACTCGAAAAGATCCGTTCCATCAAGGATGTTACGGAATTTCTCCATAGCAAAAACGTTGTCTGGAACGGGTAA
- a CDS encoding cytidine/deoxycytidylate deaminase family protein yields MEREQQNIRPPWDDYFLETAGVVAKRSTCLRRHVGAVLVRDRFILSTGYNGAPTGIRHCGEVGCLREQCQVPSGERHELCRGLHAEQNAVIQAALHGAGTKGATLYCTNYPCSICAKMLINAGVVRVVVSNDYHDPLAKEMLAEAGIEVSLR; encoded by the coding sequence ATGGAAAGAGAGCAGCAAAACATACGTCCCCCTTGGGATGATTACTTCCTGGAAACCGCCGGAGTTGTTGCCAAACGCTCGACTTGTCTGCGCCGCCATGTAGGCGCCGTGCTTGTCCGCGACCGGTTTATCCTTTCCACAGGATACAACGGCGCTCCCACAGGGATCCGGCACTGCGGCGAGGTTGGGTGTCTGCGGGAGCAGTGTCAGGTTCCTTCCGGTGAGCGTCATGAACTCTGCCGGGGGCTGCACGCTGAACAAAACGCCGTTATTCAAGCCGCCCTGCATGGGGCCGGCACGAAGGGCGCCACCCTGTACTGCACTAACTACCCGTGCAGCATCTGTGCAAAAATGCTGATTAACGCCGGGGTTGTGCGCGTTGTAGTCAGCAATGACTACCATGATCCTCTGGCGAAAGAGATGTTGGCAGAAGCGGGGATTGAGGTGTCGCTGCGATGA
- the nrdR gene encoding transcriptional regulator NrdR — protein sequence MKCPFCGYYEDRVTDSRISRDGNEIRRRRECLGCGKRFTTHEFVEEMLPVVVKKDGRREPFDPLKISSGIKKACEKRPISTDSIEAVVENVKHVCQEFPGKEIPSQVIGETIMQELQQLDGVAYVRFASVYREFRDVSDFFDELKDILRKKKATLNVHKAQLGVHKKEKKNNPG from the coding sequence ATGAAGTGCCCTTTTTGCGGCTATTATGAAGACCGGGTTACAGACTCCAGAATCAGCCGGGACGGAAACGAAATAAGACGCAGACGGGAGTGTCTCGGTTGCGGCAAGCGTTTTACAACCCACGAATTTGTTGAGGAAATGCTGCCGGTTGTCGTTAAAAAAGATGGCCGCCGGGAGCCCTTCGACCCGCTGAAGATAAGCTCCGGGATTAAAAAGGCCTGTGAGAAACGTCCGATAAGCACGGATTCCATCGAGGCTGTGGTGGAAAATGTCAAGCATGTCTGCCAGGAATTTCCGGGCAAGGAGATTCCCTCTCAGGTGATCGGCGAAACGATCATGCAGGAGCTCCAGCAGCTCGACGGCGTCGCCTATGTCCGTTTCGCCTCGGTTTACCGGGAATTTCGCGATGTAAGCGATTTTTTTGACGAATTGAAGGATATTCTGCGCAAGAAAAAAGCGACGCTTAATGTCCATAAAGCGCAGCTTGGTGTTCATAAAAAGGAGAAGAAGAACAATCCGGGGTGA
- the nusB gene encoding transcription antitermination factor NusB, whose translation MHKRRKSREIALQILYGLDTHEGELGDAIALFWANFDNASGEMSEEIRRFSNELVEGAWKNRLEIDRLISGNSENWSIGRMSRVDKSILRMAIYELLFCPEVPPKVALNEAIDLGKIYGSENSGSFINGILDALYEKLPGKNEAGGSEGGN comes from the coding sequence ATGCACAAAAGGCGGAAGTCAAGGGAGATAGCGCTTCAAATTCTTTATGGTTTAGACACCCATGAGGGCGAGCTGGGCGATGCGATTGCCCTTTTTTGGGCCAATTTTGACAATGCCTCCGGAGAAATGTCGGAAGAAATAAGAAGATTTTCCAATGAGCTTGTCGAAGGCGCCTGGAAAAACCGGCTGGAAATCGACAGGCTGATCAGCGGCAATTCCGAGAATTGGTCAATTGGCCGGATGTCGCGCGTCGATAAGAGCATCCTGCGGATGGCCATTTATGAACTGCTGTTTTGCCCCGAGGTCCCGCCGAAGGTGGCGTTGAACGAGGCCATTGATCTCGGCAAGATCTATGGCTCGGAAAATTCGGGGTCGTTCATTAATGGCATTCTGGACGCCCTCTACGAAAAATTGCCCGGCAAAAACGAAGCGGGCGGCAGCGAAGGCGGGAATTGA
- a CDS encoding DUF177 domain-containing protein, with product MKINVNTIPEEGLNLNFDRNGEWFRQFLAKDDAGGFLLQRLDFSCMVRKIGENVYVEGTIKVQAEIPCGRCLEMTELSLQAPFNYTFSPALPALGEEAELNVADLDFQYYQGEIIDLDEIIFEQVMLLIPMKPLCMETCRGLCPHCGANLNNTTCDCRSEAIDERLAVLKNIKLEH from the coding sequence TTGAAGATCAATGTCAACACCATCCCCGAAGAGGGGCTGAACCTGAATTTTGACAGGAACGGCGAATGGTTCCGCCAATTTTTGGCGAAAGATGACGCGGGCGGTTTTTTACTGCAGCGGCTCGACTTTTCCTGTATGGTGCGCAAGATTGGCGAGAATGTCTATGTCGAGGGGACCATCAAGGTGCAAGCGGAGATCCCCTGCGGTCGCTGCCTCGAAATGACGGAGCTGTCGCTGCAGGCGCCCTTCAACTACACCTTTTCCCCGGCGCTGCCTGCACTGGGTGAGGAGGCGGAGCTGAACGTCGCGGATCTCGATTTTCAGTATTATCAGGGGGAGATCATCGATCTCGATGAGATTATTTTTGAGCAGGTCATGCTGCTGATACCCATGAAGCCGCTCTGCATGGAAACATGCCGGGGTTTGTGCCCCCATTGCGGCGCCAATCTCAACAACACAACCTGCGACTGCCGGAGCGAGGCAATCGACGAAAGGCTCGCTGTTTTAAAAAATATTAAGTTGGAACATTAA
- the fabD gene encoding ACP S-malonyltransferase has product MGRFALVFPGQGSQYPGMGEELYREYPAVRDLFAEASDVFGTDMAQLCFKGPQELLDLTVNTQTSILTVEIAAWRVFSGMVEEKPVVLAGHSLGEYSALHAAGAVDLRSCLMLVKKRAQLHQEAVPVGEGAMAAIMGLERNDVEEICRVTTSEGSGIVEVSIENSPGQIVISGHTAAIAAAVAAAGQKEGARAVILPISVPCHCSLLAGAAEKFASALAEVEFRDCSPPVIPNCDPSAFHTAGQTGGLLARQIRTPVLWRDTVLKMAAMDVDTIVELGPKRILSGLIRRIDRRFRLLNGEDRNSLEETAAALNNSL; this is encoded by the coding sequence ATGGGCAGATTTGCGCTTGTTTTTCCGGGACAGGGTTCTCAATATCCTGGAATGGGGGAGGAGCTCTACCGTGAATATCCGGCAGTCCGGGACCTTTTCGCTGAGGCATCGGATGTTTTCGGCACGGATATGGCGCAGCTTTGTTTCAAGGGCCCCCAGGAACTGCTTGATCTTACCGTTAATACTCAGACATCCATTCTTACGGTGGAGATTGCCGCCTGGCGGGTTTTTTCCGGCATGGTTGAGGAAAAGCCTGTTGTTCTGGCAGGCCATAGCCTGGGTGAATATTCGGCGTTGCATGCGGCCGGGGCGGTGGATTTGCGGAGCTGTCTAATGCTTGTCAAGAAACGGGCGCAGCTTCATCAGGAGGCCGTTCCCGTTGGCGAAGGGGCAATGGCGGCAATTATGGGGCTGGAACGGAACGATGTGGAAGAGATATGCCGCGTTACTACCAGCGAAGGCAGTGGCATTGTTGAGGTTTCCATAGAAAACTCCCCCGGGCAGATAGTCATCTCCGGTCATACTGCCGCGATTGCAGCGGCGGTAGCCGCCGCCGGGCAGAAGGAAGGCGCGCGTGCTGTCATTCTGCCGATAAGCGTCCCCTGCCATTGCAGTCTGCTTGCCGGGGCAGCCGAAAAGTTTGCCTCCGCCCTGGCCGAAGTGGAATTCCGGGATTGTTCGCCCCCGGTTATTCCGAATTGCGATCCTTCCGCCTTCCACACCGCCGGGCAGACCGGGGGGCTTCTGGCAAGGCAGATAAGAACCCCCGTTCTCTGGCGGGATACGGTGTTAAAAATGGCCGCAATGGATGTCGATACTATCGTTGAACTGGGGCCCAAAAGGATTCTTTCAGGGCTGATCAGGCGGATCGACAGGCGGTTTCGCCTCCTCAACGGGGAGGACCGGAACTCGCTGGAAGAAACAGCGGCAGCGCTGAACAACAGTCTGTAG
- the rpmF gene encoding 50S ribosomal protein L32 translates to MANPVKRHSKSRKNMRRAHDFLKTPSLSTCSQCHEPKLPHHVCPTCGSYKGREVVPLEKAS, encoded by the coding sequence ATGGCAAATCCAGTTAAAAGGCATTCCAAATCAAGAAAAAACATGAGAAGGGCGCACGATTTTTTAAAAACGCCTTCATTATCGACATGTTCGCAGTGTCATGAGCCCAAGCTGCCGCACCATGTCTGTCCGACCTGCGGCTCCTACAAAGGCAGGGAAGTTGTGCCGCTGGAAAAGGCCTCCTGA
- the fabF gene encoding beta-ketoacyl-ACP synthase II, whose protein sequence is MKRRIVITGMGAVTPLGNNLAETWQGICQGKSGIDRITIFDVKHVETKIAGELKGFNPLEYLNRKEVRRLDGFIIYAIAAATMAMADSGLIIAEDNAERTGVVIGSAIGGLATIEKAKEGMLLGPLHRLSPFTIPAVLSNLAAGHVSIRFGAKGPINCPVAACSAGTCAIGDAARLIADGYADAMIAGGAEAAVTELCIAGFNAMQAISTRNEEPQKASRPFDVDRDGFVVSEGSGVVVLEELSHALKRGARIHGELVGYGLTSDAYHMAAPPPGHEGAARCMRAALADAQSDGAKIDYINAHGTSTNLNDSYETEAIKTVFGEYAKEIPVSSTKSMTGHMLGATGAVEAILCLKAINEGLVPPTINLDNPDPLCDLDYVPGVARKINIKTAMSNTFGFGGVNAVLVLRKFEG, encoded by the coding sequence TTGAAAAGAAGGATAGTCATTACCGGGATGGGCGCAGTGACGCCGCTGGGCAATAACCTGGCGGAGACATGGCAGGGAATTTGTCAGGGGAAATCCGGCATCGACCGGATAACGATCTTCGATGTCAAGCATGTAGAGACAAAGATTGCCGGCGAACTGAAGGGGTTTAACCCTCTGGAGTATCTCAACAGAAAAGAGGTGCGGCGTTTAGACGGCTTTATAATCTACGCGATCGCCGCCGCAACTATGGCCATGGCCGATTCAGGGCTGATCATTGCGGAAGACAACGCCGAGCGCACCGGGGTCGTTATTGGCTCGGCGATCGGGGGGCTGGCAACGATAGAAAAGGCCAAAGAGGGGATGCTGCTGGGACCGCTCCACAGGCTATCGCCTTTCACCATTCCGGCTGTCCTGTCCAACCTTGCCGCCGGTCATGTTTCGATAAGATTCGGGGCCAAGGGTCCGATCAACTGTCCCGTTGCCGCCTGCTCCGCCGGCACCTGCGCCATCGGCGACGCCGCCCGTCTTATTGCCGACGGATATGCCGACGCGATGATTGCCGGCGGAGCGGAAGCGGCGGTCACCGAGCTTTGCATCGCCGGCTTCAACGCAATGCAGGCGATTTCCACCAGGAACGAAGAACCGCAAAAGGCAAGCCGTCCCTTCGATGTTGATCGGGATGGTTTTGTTGTCAGCGAGGGTTCCGGGGTGGTCGTTCTGGAGGAGCTTTCCCATGCGCTGAAAAGGGGTGCGCGGATTCATGGAGAGCTCGTCGGCTATGGACTGACCAGCGACGCCTACCACATGGCTGCCCCGCCCCCGGGCCACGAAGGCGCGGCCCGCTGCATGAGGGCAGCCCTGGCGGATGCGCAAAGCGACGGCGCGAAAATTGATTACATAAACGCCCACGGAACCTCCACGAATCTGAATGACTCTTATGAGACAGAGGCGATAAAAACCGTCTTTGGCGAGTACGCAAAAGAGATTCCGGTCAGCTCGACAAAATCGATGACCGGCCATATGCTCGGCGCGACCGGCGCTGTGGAGGCGATTCTCTGCCTGAAGGCAATCAACGAGGGGCTTGTCCCGCCGACGATCAACCTCGACAACCCGGACCCCCTCTGTGATCTGGACTATGTCCCCGGCGTGGCGAGAAAAATAAACATTAAAACCGCCATGTCCAACACCTTCGGCTTCGGCGGGGTAAATGCGGTGCTTGTCTTAAGAAAATTCGAGGGGTAG
- a CDS encoding riboflavin synthase — protein MILFTGITEAMGSVRRMASRGEDALLEIETALPLDDVKAGDSISVNGACLTVTAISGRAFTVDVSAETLAKTTLRNLQPGRQVNLEKALRLSDRLGGHIVLGHVDGTGKIIEKTPRSGSLLFGFAISPELARYVVVKGSITVDGISLTVNRCEKDRFYVNVIPHTAAGTTLGIKKGGDDVNIETDIIARYIEKLASGSNRGDAVPPEEGAKEGISLEMLSRSGFIK, from the coding sequence ATGATATTGTTCACGGGAATAACTGAGGCGATGGGTTCAGTCCGGCGGATGGCGAGCCGGGGAGAGGACGCCCTGCTGGAAATAGAAACCGCGTTGCCGCTTGACGATGTAAAGGCGGGGGACAGCATTTCTGTAAACGGCGCCTGCCTGACGGTCACCGCCATTTCCGGACGGGCATTCACGGTGGACGTTTCCGCGGAAACGCTGGCCAAAACAACCCTCCGCAATCTGCAACCGGGACGACAGGTAAATCTCGAAAAGGCGCTGCGGTTAAGCGACCGTCTGGGAGGGCACATTGTCCTTGGCCATGTCGATGGGACAGGAAAAATAATCGAGAAAACGCCCCGTTCCGGGTCTCTGCTCTTCGGGTTTGCAATTAGTCCCGAACTGGCCCGGTATGTCGTGGTTAAAGGGTCGATCACCGTGGACGGCATCAGCCTTACCGTCAATCGCTGTGAAAAAGACAGATTTTATGTTAACGTCATCCCGCATACAGCCGCCGGGACAACGCTCGGGATAAAAAAGGGAGGGGATGACGTCAACATTGAAACCGACATCATCGCCAGATACATAGAGAAGCTTGCAAGCGGCAGCAACCGGGGCGATGCGGTTCCGCCGGAAGAGGGAGCAAAAGAGGGAATCAGCCTGGAAATGCTGTCCCGTTCCGGGTTTATAAAATAA